CCATCGACTGGAAGGCTTAAACcgcatgttttaaaagatttcacaTTTGAgggtgcggcgcttattagagggcggcgcttatttcgaaattcgaattttaggtgcggcgcttattagagggcggcgcttaatagagggcggcgcttattggAGGAAATACGGTACTAAAATAATGGGAGAGCATGTAAATAAAAtcgatatttaaaaataaagaggtCAAAGCGGACACCAAAAACAGAAGAGGAATATTTCTTACCAGTGGAGTCAGTGAACTATATGGAAAGGTAATAATGGACTTATCAAAATGAATGGGGAAATGAAAGGAAGATCGACGAAGACTAATCAGCTGGCTTGATGAGTATTAAAGATGGTGAAAAAAGGTGCATACATTATTTGCAGATGCAGAGAAATGTTTCAAAGAATTAAGGTTAAAGGATTGTCTGGTAGATCTACGTACAGCAGAAACGAGGGAAAGAGAGGTAGAGACCCTATATAATATGAACAAGAAAGCAAAAATGATGATAAACATATCACATGGTAAAGAAGAACTATACAGCCGGAGGAAATTGTAAATCAGGGTACAGTATGGCCCTTAACTATGTTAAGTGCAAACCAAGTAAATGAAATTGGAGGAAGACCAGTGGCAATAATGGAAATagagcccccccccccccccctgcagATGTAGATGTAGATGACATCGGGCGGTTGGTGGAAAAAAAGTGGTGGAAGAGGCATGAAatataagaaaatgaaaaagaaaaaaaagttcaacTTTACTAATAAAAAAGGCAAagcatgtaaaaataaaaacttgaacGTAGAAGAaggaaacagaagaaaaatagTCTAAAGAATGGTATAGTAGAAAGAACCAAagagtacaattatcttgtaaacTGGATAACATCAGAATAAACGTTACATCGCCGGATACAGCAAAACTAAATAACATGGTACAAGAGATAGCATCAATTGGAAGAGAAGAAAATGTGGGCAAATTTGGCACTAAAGCACAGTTAACAACGTATGAAAAAACTGTAGTGCCATAGTTTTTAACATTAAGTGCAGAAAAAATTCACGAGAAAAGGACTGATATGAGCTAAAAGGAATACAAGCTActgtatttatataaaattggaaaaaatgCCCAATGGAACGCCCTATATATGTATATGAAATCTTTACAGGAAACTAGTATATGGCTTATAATGTAACTAATGTAACGAACGAATAAGGATATAGAAAAAAGTAAGtacttcaaataaaattggGGATTATAAAGTTTGGAGAAACCCTCCATTGGAAGAACTGTTTCCgcaaattcaataaattcaGACTCATTATCGTGATCTGGTACAGATAGTTCGCTAAACCCTTCTAGCTCATTAagatctaaagtttttttaaaagactcgCAACCATAAAATTCTGGAACAAAGGGGAGCAGTAGCACCTTTGCTTGGTGCTAACAGATGTTGATTCCAATGAATCGCAAATTCATTAAGGTCCTTTCTGATCAAATCCATAAAGCAGTAGCGTACACATTCAGCAATGAGTGCATCACCGGCATCTAAAAATCCTAAGTCTGCAagttctctaaaaaataacctcCACCAACTTGGTCTGTCTTTTGAAAGTTGTGACCAAAAAAATTCGATTCTTTGATTAGCTGTTGATGTACCAACAATAAAACTGCCAGTGCCAGCATATTCATCATTATGCTGAGATCTTAATGCAATCTGAACAGCTTCCAAATTACAGTTTTCAGTACCATCATCAGACCTTATTCTTGCTGGAAGACGATTTAACTGCTTaatagattttataaaaaagtttgtaatAACTTCAGGCTTTTTGTTCGTTCTACTAACTTCTAACCAAATAAGCCGACAGGAGAAACCGTCTATACAACCATGGATACTAAAACCAAACGGCTTAAGTTTGTCGTGCCCGTCAAAGATGCCACAAAAAATCTGGCCCAGGAACGCAATAATTTCTTCTTcttaatcttttcttttttattgaagAAACACCTTCAGGGTCTAATTCTCTCAGAATTTCCATCACAGTTGTTCTATTTACAGCAACTCCATAtgatttaattattttccacTCTTTTTCTTATTGATGGTGGTTAGTAGGGTGGTCAACCTACTTGATACGTTACTTGTTCTATCACTACTGCTAGCATGACTTGTGTTAGCTACACAAGATAGCGAAGACCTTGTGGCTGATGGTGTTATTGTAGTTGCTGTCAGGGACGAGCAGGACATTAGATTTTCAAGCTCCTCTTTAAAAATTTCACGTACCACAGACTTCATGCTCATGCTTGCTTGACGACGGTTGAAAAATATGACACATGGCGAGGGGACTGGTCCCGTGTAATAAACCTCACAAAAGGTTAAAACTACGGACCAATGAtgtaaaattgcggaccagattttagaattcaagttgtaaagagccacatgcagagaagtgttaagtgcagaagagaagtgtcaaaatactgaagggaagtgtcaaaatacagaagagaagtgtttcgttatATAGAAGAGAAGTCTTTTTGAtttagaagagaagtgagccataggggccatcgtagaaGCGTACCAGGaaatttgaaaacatttccttttcTTCTAACTGCAGATATACTGTGGAAACGTGAGCTAGCTCACATTTTGCTGTCATTTTATGtatcaaaacaaattaaaaaattaattttaatgtacATGAATTCATCAAATTTTATATACACTAAAAATACCgttaaaaaacttataaattACAATTAAAAATCCTTAATATacacttaaaaagaaaaaaaaagaaaaaaaaaattgattgcaAACAATTTCTAAGTTTCGCTATAAAGTCTAATAATTCTGATATCCCCCATTTTACCCACAAAATTTGTCTCCGCGGTAAATACTACCCACAGGCAGTCCGCTGACACATCGATCGAATGCTGTATACAGGCAACTTAATTGTCAGTAATCATCGATGCTGTATCAAAGTTATAGTTCTGTCGAGGGGCCCGCAGGATTGTGAATATCAAAAAGTCGACCAACCGGTACATTTCCCGCTCGGTCGTACATTTGTCGCGCTCTGTCGTAACTATGCGCCCATTTTGAATCGTCTAAAGTGTCATTGGCTGACATGAAACTCGTTTCATCCAATGATGGCTCCTCCTGTGTTAGTTTCTTGTTAAACGCTGGATTATCAAATGTGATTGGTTCTCTAAAAACAAAGCGAAGATAAGAACAACGCACGCATTTAGAAAAACTTATCCGTCAAAATTATTACGAGATACTAACTTTTGAAATTCATAAACAACGCCGACTTTCTTTCGTCGCGAATTTCGAACTCTGATGGTGATAAAAACCAGGACGAGGATGAGAACCAGAAAAGACACAATCACTCCGACTGCCACACCTTGAAAAGAAATCATGAGCATAAATTATACACGTACTTCTAATATCTCTctaataataatagccgtattttgtctttcGGCCAAAAGCGGGTCATGCTAATCATGCACGAAAGCTTCAAGCtacaaataacaaatgcgatatatttttatcgactttgctGCGGCGGGCGAATTTCTGTagtaacgactagtatataaaTAGTAAATTAAAAGAGTGGTTTCTTTACCCGCAGTGGAGGAGGTGTCAGTTGGTGCCGTAGGAACAGTGCGCTTCTCCGTTATCTTGCAGATCTCCTTGTTATCGACGATAGAAACCAGGTAAGTGTTATgatctataaatatataaaagtcAGAACAACTTATTACGAAAAATTGTGCAAAACTTAGTGGGGTTAAGCTTGGTTTGTAATaaccaaaaaaattgttgagcAACAGTTGTACAACATTTATCAACTTTCTCGGAAACACATGATGAACAACAATTGCGCTCTTTAGTAATAATTGTAGTTCTGCAGTAACATTCACAAAGTACCTTCCAGATTAAATTTACAAGTCCTggtattttgcaaattttggcgaaaaaagactgatttttttgtttctcaatTTGTATCGTTTTTCTTAAGTGCTTTTATGTAGAAAACTTTAATAAAGACTACTGAAGTTAAAATTTGCATATAAATTATCTTGTTCTAGGCAAAtctgaaaagaaaaaagtgtagatcgtttttttaataataaaaaaaaaaataaaaaaattgcggggtaattaatttttgcggatttACTAATTGTTCTCGCGGAAACTAATTTTAGCGAAATTGACCAAAACTCGCAAAATTTAAtgctcgcgaaaataaatttccTTATAGTAATAAAAAGGatgttaaaattaagaaaaaaaacttacaaatGTTAGGAGTGTTTTCATTTCGTATTGTATTCTGCATTCCACACACAACTTTCCGCTGAAACTCAACATCATCTGTTGAAAGATCAGTCATAAACTTCCCCGCCATGTCATCTTTGCAAACTACCTTCGTGCTACCAAACTGGAGAGACTTCACAGTGAGAGAACATTTACAAGCACTGCGGAGAAGGGCAACGATATTTTGCTCCAATTGATgtacttcccgcaaatccttgAAGAGGAAAAATGGCCGCTGGTCAGTGAAGGTGTAGGCACAATCATTTATATCAgtataaaaatcaaaacattacctGGAATTTTCCACAATTGTCAGTCATAAAATCGATCTCTATGTCAGGAACATTCTTCGGTGGTGATACTAAACATACACAAGAACAAGCGCTAGAAACCACTACGGGTATCTATAGGAATATCAATGACAAGCATTAACAATTTACCTTCACAATACAGCCCGGAGAAACCCTTCTTGCATTGGCATTCATACCCGTTCACTTTATCCACGCACTTTCCTCCACTGATACATTTATGTTCGGTGCAATCGTCGATGTTGACCGCGCAATTGGTGCCACTCCACCCATCCAGACACACACAAGTCACATTGTTACCATGGTCGACGCACGTTTTTTGGTGTTGAAACACGCAGTATTGAGAATGTTCGCAAAGGTTAACCTTTAACTCACATAACATGCCAGTGTAACCTGAGTTTAAATTGAACGCAAGGTAACGCATACGTTAGTCAAAAAccgaatgttaaaaaaaaaaatgtcaaaaatctaTATAAATAATACATGGTGTCTGTCTGTGATTCAATTTAAAAACCAGGGCTTTTGCAATTGAAAACGCTACCATAATTGCACGTATGTTCATAGCTATAACCTCCGtccaaataaattttattacttaATGCCAACAGGCGGGAAATGATGTGCGAAATAGCGATGCGAGAAATATGTAGGACGGGCAATTCCGAGTTAAAATTTTCACAGGCAAACGACTAGTACACTATACGTTCGCAGCCATAACCCTTTGGAAATGAGAGATATTTAAAAGAAATCTTTAACCTTTGGAAATCAGATAGATGTCGATAGTGCTAAAGAGAATCAATAGAAGGAAACGACAGTGTCATGACTGTTTCACAAACTTTACTCGTTCTTTGATGAGCAACGTCATTTTTCATTTCAACCTTAGTTGCAAAGGGCAAAGTTTTGATTTTAGCCTTGAAGAAGTCGCTATGCGTAAGATTTAGATTTCACAAGATTTTAGCCACCATTGCTTAACTCTCCGAAATTTCATCCTGGCCAATTATTTATTGGTggcttttataaatttttgagTGAAATCTCAGTCACAGCCTGTAGCAActtggttgtttttttttggtgttttttttaaaaaaatcccgGCTATTTGAACAAATTTGCGATTTCGTTCGAAGGTTAAATAACTGGGATTTCGTATACACTTTCCCTTGAAACTACATATTCTTATCCGAAGGTAAGCGCATACCTTATTGACGAAACAAAAACGTAATCTTAACAAGCTGACCTATTCCACAACTGCAAGAAAAGCCATTCTTTTCTTTGATGCACTTTCCATGCATGCATGGCTGAGATTTGCATTCATCCAATTGAATTTCGCAATTCCTTCCTTCAAAACCTGCTGGACAAGCACACGTGTAGTTATTCACCATATCCAAACAAGTTCCATTGATGCATGGCTGATGCTTACACTCGTTCGTGTTGACTTCACATAGAGTTCCTAGGAGCAgaataatatatgaaaaatgtaagataaaaaaaggacTGGTGGAATATTGAAATGACATTTCCTTggacattatttttttcttttgattatTCAGCTATGTTATCCTAAAACTTACAGAGAACATCCCGATTCTCCAGGTTTTCCCCGATTTATTACGACAAGCATCAATTTTCTACTATAGATTCTCCCCTGGTTTTCAAACGTAGAAACTTTGTGCACACACATACTCTGAGAAATACTTCGTGTTTgcaagatttaaaaatatttaaaactagAAACAACAAACTGCAAAAAGCATACCTCTAAATCCAGGTGGGCAATTGCAACGAAATGCGTTCAAACCATCAACACATGTCCCATTATTCCTACACGGCGACACTGCACATTCATCGTTATTCACTTCGCATTTCTTCCCAGAAAAACCTACCCTGCATTGACACTTGTAACCATTTAGTTCCGAGTAACACGCGGCGCCATTTTGGCAAGGATTACTTGAACAGAAGTCAATGATTCGGTTACAAGTTTTACCATGGAAACCATTCGCACAAACACATTTATGTTTAAGCACCCCATTACCATAATCTACAAAAAATCACACATCAATATTGTATTACCAATTTCTCTTctactgtaaaaaaaaacagatacaCAAAATAATACACTAATGGTCTATAACGCATCCATAAcaacagaataaaaattttaaagaacatTTTACCTATGATTTCGCATTTTGCACTGTTTGAACAAGGCTTTACGTAGCAGGGATCCTCGTACTGACAataatttccagtaaatccatCACAACATAAGCACTCATATCTCATTCTATTAAAATCACTGAAGCATTTGCCGTGCCCGGAACAAAACACACCACTTGCAGTGTCAACAGGGTTTACACAATCCATATCTTTTACAGTCACATTTAACCGTAAGCCGAACAGACAACGGTGAAGTGTGTTTGTGTCAGCAATAAAATACTGTGTACCAAGTTTTAATAAAGAATCATTGACGTTTAATCGAGATATCTCTGGGTTGTTAGTTAAAGGTATTGCATTTGTGGTGTTACAGGAAGAAAAAGAATCTGCTGAGTCAGCTTCCATGGGTAAGATGTGTGGTATAAAATTGTAATCGTATAGAACAGCATCGCGATCTGTGATAAACACCAGGTCATCAGTGTCTTGCATGTGGATCGGTTTTAATTGTACATTGATGTATTCATAAGACTGGTCATCACGCCTAGACATGTTATAACAAGTTTGCATTGAGTTGCAAATGAGTTCGCCGTAACCCCACCCAACAGTGATGTTTTCCGTTCCATGATGCCAGCATTTGCCACCATTACTATAAACATTGCAATGGGAAATACATTTCTGTATATATGTTTCTTTTATCTGACAATGACTTCCAGACACACCAGAAATACATTTACACTCAAAGCCATTGTTTTTATCGGTACATGTACCACCATTTAGGCATGGTTGGGAAGCACAGTCATCAGTGGCAATAGAACATGCGGGACCTTCATAACCTTCATTACATAAACAGCGTGGATTTCCATTCATATCCAGTTTGCAAACACCATGCACACAGTTCATGGCATTGTCACGTGGACAATCATCAGCTCTTCGTTCGCAACGAACACCAATGAAACCATTCATACAGGTGCATATAAATCCACTTGGTGTAATGGTACACAAACCATTATGTAGGCAAGGATTGCTGATGCATGCACCTCTCAATGCCAATGGTGTGTCATCAGTTACAATGTCCAGCTGACAGTATAAACCAGTAATAAAACCAGCAAAGAGCAAAAATGATTGACACAGTATACCCATAATCTGACTTACAATGCTttgctgaaaataaaaataaagtcaacattgttttattttttttaatgtttgttatTGTTAATGCCTAGATCCTTAACGATGTTAAGGATCTCGGcaattattttgtttaacaTTTGTACATTTTGGAAAcacattaaaaaagttttattaacaATGTATATGTTAAACTGGATTCTTTGTAGAGACAACTATGTTAACAGTCTGGAAAACAGTTGTTCTTCTTTATCATTACTGCAGAAAACTGTGATGCATGATTTTACTAATAGATAAGAGAACATTGGAGGACAtacaatatattttctttcgaAATACCAAAGGCATTTAATAACTAGTATATGTTGATATTCCTGGCTTTTTTATAGCTTTAATCCGGTAATACACAATCtgattaatcgaattcgatttgtcAGAATTATATTgagcattaaaataaaatcgaaaTTTAACAGGTGACAAGGTGACGATACATGATCCAATTAATTGAATTCGATTTATCAAATTATATTGAGCATTAATATAAAATTGAACAAATTTTTGATAATTTCCTTTCCATAAATTGTCTTTAGAGAGCGAAGACAGGGTTGAACTTGCTGCTGTTACAGTTATTATCaaaacaactaaaaatttaagaaaacttTAGAAACGGATTGTGTTATTTGTTACTAAACGAATTTCAGTTAGAGGAAgaagattattttaattttctttgataaaaatctcgttaacttcttttttatctttttttttgtttttaaacgtcATCtagtaatgtttatttttcacatagaaactcacatttttctaaacGCGCATTTGATGTAcagattttaagcattttgattGACTAAAAACCTTTCGATTAATTGTTGATCGTTGGATCACCACCTTTAGGGCCAATTTCAAGGTGTTCTCTTAAAAAAATCCAGGTTCCTAGTAtgacaaaattaacaaaattaacaatACCGAAACCTAATCCAACCATGTAATGTTCAAGTCCATTATAAAAGCTGCGCCATGACGAGTCAAACCCACAAATATTTACTGAGCTTATAAAAGCAATATCTATATCTGTACCAAACCTTGACTGTGTAAAACTAAATGCTAAGCCAAGCCATGCCAAAGCATGTACATAACATTTTAAAACTGCTTAAGTAGCAGAACATTGTTCTGAAAGACAGCTACCAGTGTGGAAATTTTTGTGTCCTCATTACACTTGACCCCGCTCTTATAAAAACTGTGCCAAGCTGAGCCAAAGCAAGGCATGCCTAGTATTAATAACTTTGGCTCGGAACTGCTTAGTTTAATAATGGGTGTAAGGTATGCATGgaaaatttatatttcattGCAAAGATAAAATCTTGCATTTAAAAGTGAGACATTCTGCAGTGTGAgctatataacattttttaaggatgGCTCTATTTTGATTTGGCCtacattttacacattttttaaaatcaacttttgttttttaaggttTCACTCTTGcaacttttaaaactaaattagtGATAACATCATAAAAAATTGACTAAGATCAATCTTTCTTCAAAATAGTTGAAATACTTGAAACCTAACAGTAAAAAGTTTAtgacaaaactattttttatttttatttttgacaagtAACTTCTGCCACACTTTACAGATTTTTCTGCAATGGAAAGATGTGTATGTGGGTAGGCTTAATGGAAAATTCCACAAAGTGTGTTGAAGTTTCTTTTGCCTTAGTACCTCCAGTACCTCGTTCACTGAGAAGCACCATGCaggaaatttttattattcattattttaaacTGCACCTATAGGCCTCTCATATTGGTGTTACTATGCAAAAACACTGTTGAGAGGTTATTTttaaacccccccccccccttgcaTAACATCTGCAGTCTTACATTGTCTTGCTTGGCCAAgtagagaaataaaaacaag
Above is a window of Hydractinia symbiolongicarpus strain clone_291-10 chromosome 3, HSymV2.1, whole genome shotgun sequence DNA encoding:
- the LOC130636557 gene encoding fibropellin-1-like produces the protein MGILCQSFLLFAGFITGLYCQLDIVTDDTPLALRGACISNPCLHNGLCTITPSGFICTCMNGFIGVRCERRADDCPRDNAMNCVHGVCKLDMNGNPRCLCNEGYEGPACSIATDDCASQPCLNGGTCTDKNNGFECKCISGVSGSHCQIKETYIQKCISHCNVYSNGGKCWHHGTENITVGWGYGELICNSMQTCYNMSRRDDQSYEYINVQLKPIHMQDTDDLVFITDRDAVLYDYNFIPHILPMEADSADSFSSCNTTNAIPLTNNPEISRLNVNDSLLKLGTQYFIADTNTLHRCLFGLRLNVTVKDMDCVNPVDTASGVFCSGHGKCFSDFNRMRYECLCCDGFTGNYCQYEDPCYVKPCSNSAKCEIIDYGNGVLKHKCVCANGFHGKTCNRIIDFCSSNPCQNGAACYSELNGYKCQCRVGFSGKKCEVNNDECAVSPCRNNGTCVDGLNAFRCNCPPGFRGTLCEVNTNECKHQPCINGTCLDMVNNYTCACPAGFEGRNCEIQLDECKSQPCMHGKCIKEKNGFSCSCGIGYTGMLCELKVNLCEHSQYCVFQHQKTCVDHGNNVTCVCLDGWSGTNCAVNIDDCTEHKCISGGKCVDKVNGYECQCKKGFSGLYCEVSPPKNVPDIEIDFMTDNCGKFQDLREVHQLEQNIVALLRSACKCSLTVKSLQFGSTKVVCKDDMAGKFMTDLSTDDVEFQRKVVCGMQNTIRNENTPNIYHNTYLVSIVDNKEICKITEKRTVPTAPTDTSSTAGVAVGVIVSFLVLILVLVFITIRVRNSRRKKVGVVYEFQKEPITFDNPAFNKKLTQEEPSLDETSFMSANDTLDDSKWAHSYDRARQMYDRAGNVPVGRLFDIHNPAGPSTEL